In the Penaeus chinensis breed Huanghai No. 1 chromosome 31, ASM1920278v2, whole genome shotgun sequence genome, one interval contains:
- the LOC125041987 gene encoding uncharacterized protein LOC125041987 isoform X4, with protein MIRKQFLLLVGLLAATVQGMKMARELPGFQCPIAGLSCLDCGTLLMCVGDETLTAYEISCAEDQVCGETNGVASCFKESSPEAQQCHCGSDMGKKPDAFDNTKYIMCLPDQSQVSVPCPENLVYSHNELNCIEPPTPTTPYMPTCEQAGFFPRLPECTSYFACFVDSTGSLQATDVFVCKSGQRFDESTGKCVPEGDLLPPVFQCGEVDGPVADTVECNAFHICFAGTKLGATLCCEEGKKFDPDTSSCSDEVADDKCPTVAQCIDMSTYDYACGGPSSPAWSVLH; from the exons GGATGAAAATGGCACGGGAATTGCCTGGCTTCCAATGCCCGATTGCCGGTCTCTCGTGCCTTGACTGTGGCACCCTTCTCATGTGCGTCGGCGACGAAACTCTCACCGCCTACGAGATCAGTTGCGCTGAGGACCAG GTGTGCGGAGAAACAAACGGCGTAGCGTCCTGCTTCAAGGAATCCTCTCCCGAGGCCCAACAGTGCCACTGCGGAAGCGACATGGGCAAGAAGCCGGACGCCTTTGACAACACTAAATACATCATGTGTCTCCCAGACCAATCCCAGGTGTCCGTGCCCTGCCCTGAAAACCTCGTCTATAGCCACAATGAACTCAACTGCATAGAGCCGCCCACACCTACCACGCCCTACATGCCCACCTGCGAGCAG GCTGGCTTCTTCCCGCGGCTTCCCGAGTGCACCAGCTACTTCGCCTGCTTCGTCGACAGCACAGGATCCCTTCAGGCCACAGATGTCTTCGTGTGTAAAAGTGGCCAACGCTTCGACGAATCCACCGGCAAGTGTGTTCCAGAGGGAGACCTTCTCCCACCAGTCTTCCAGTGCGGCGAGGTCGATGGGCCCGTGGCAGACACGGTGGAGTGCAATGCCTTCCATATTTGCTTTGCCGGGACCAAGCTGGGCGCTACTCTCTGCTGTGAGGAAGGCAAGAAATTCGATCCTGACACCAGCAGTTGCTCTGATGAGGTGGCAGATGACAAGTGTCCGACGGTGGCTCAGTGCATCGACATGTCCACCTACGATTATGCATGTGGAG GTCCGAGCAGC CCTGCCTGGTCTGTACTGCACTGA
- the LOC125041987 gene encoding uncharacterized protein LOC125041987 isoform X1 has product MIRKQFLLLVGLLAATVQGMKMARELPGFQCPIAGLSCLDCGTLLMCVGDETLTAYEISCAEDQVCGETNGVASCFKESSPEAQQCHCGSDMGKKPDAFDNTKYIMCLPDQSQVSVPCPENLVYSHNELNCIEPPTPTTPYMPTCEQAGFFPRLPECTSYFACFVDSTGSLQATDVFVCKSGQRFDESTGKCVPEGDLLPPVFQCGEVDGPVADTVECNAFHICFAGTKLGATLCCEEGKKFDPDTSSCSDEVADDKCPTVAQCIDMSTYDYACGADPFVLTGPSSPAPQPEPEGE; this is encoded by the exons GGATGAAAATGGCACGGGAATTGCCTGGCTTCCAATGCCCGATTGCCGGTCTCTCGTGCCTTGACTGTGGCACCCTTCTCATGTGCGTCGGCGACGAAACTCTCACCGCCTACGAGATCAGTTGCGCTGAGGACCAG GTGTGCGGAGAAACAAACGGCGTAGCGTCCTGCTTCAAGGAATCCTCTCCCGAGGCCCAACAGTGCCACTGCGGAAGCGACATGGGCAAGAAGCCGGACGCCTTTGACAACACTAAATACATCATGTGTCTCCCAGACCAATCCCAGGTGTCCGTGCCCTGCCCTGAAAACCTCGTCTATAGCCACAATGAACTCAACTGCATAGAGCCGCCCACACCTACCACGCCCTACATGCCCACCTGCGAGCAG GCTGGCTTCTTCCCGCGGCTTCCCGAGTGCACCAGCTACTTCGCCTGCTTCGTCGACAGCACAGGATCCCTTCAGGCCACAGATGTCTTCGTGTGTAAAAGTGGCCAACGCTTCGACGAATCCACCGGCAAGTGTGTTCCAGAGGGAGACCTTCTCCCACCAGTCTTCCAGTGCGGCGAGGTCGATGGGCCCGTGGCAGACACGGTGGAGTGCAATGCCTTCCATATTTGCTTTGCCGGGACCAAGCTGGGCGCTACTCTCTGCTGTGAGGAAGGCAAGAAATTCGATCCTGACACCAGCAGTTGCTCTGATGAGGTGGCAGATGACAAGTGTCCGACGGTGGCTCAGTGCATCGACATGTCCACCTACGATTATGCATGTGGAG CTGACCCGTTTGTCTTGACAGGTCCGAGCAGCCCTGCTCCACAACCAGAGCCAGAGGGAGAATAA
- the LOC125041987 gene encoding uncharacterized protein LOC125041987 isoform X2 translates to MIRKQFLLLVGLLAATVQGMKMARELPGFQCPIAGLSCLDCGTLLMCVGDETLTAYEISCAEDQVCGETNGVASCFKESSPEAQQCHCGSDMGKKPDAFDNTKYIMCLPDQSQVSVPCPENLVYSHNELNCIEPPTPTTPYMPTCEQAGFFPRLPECTSYFACFVDSTGSLQATDVFVCKSGQRFDESTGKCVPEGDLLPPVFQCGEVDGPVADTVECNAFHICFAGTKLGATLCCEEGKKFDPDTSSCSDEVADDKCPTVAQCIDMSTYDYACGADPFVLTGPSSPAWSVLH, encoded by the exons GGATGAAAATGGCACGGGAATTGCCTGGCTTCCAATGCCCGATTGCCGGTCTCTCGTGCCTTGACTGTGGCACCCTTCTCATGTGCGTCGGCGACGAAACTCTCACCGCCTACGAGATCAGTTGCGCTGAGGACCAG GTGTGCGGAGAAACAAACGGCGTAGCGTCCTGCTTCAAGGAATCCTCTCCCGAGGCCCAACAGTGCCACTGCGGAAGCGACATGGGCAAGAAGCCGGACGCCTTTGACAACACTAAATACATCATGTGTCTCCCAGACCAATCCCAGGTGTCCGTGCCCTGCCCTGAAAACCTCGTCTATAGCCACAATGAACTCAACTGCATAGAGCCGCCCACACCTACCACGCCCTACATGCCCACCTGCGAGCAG GCTGGCTTCTTCCCGCGGCTTCCCGAGTGCACCAGCTACTTCGCCTGCTTCGTCGACAGCACAGGATCCCTTCAGGCCACAGATGTCTTCGTGTGTAAAAGTGGCCAACGCTTCGACGAATCCACCGGCAAGTGTGTTCCAGAGGGAGACCTTCTCCCACCAGTCTTCCAGTGCGGCGAGGTCGATGGGCCCGTGGCAGACACGGTGGAGTGCAATGCCTTCCATATTTGCTTTGCCGGGACCAAGCTGGGCGCTACTCTCTGCTGTGAGGAAGGCAAGAAATTCGATCCTGACACCAGCAGTTGCTCTGATGAGGTGGCAGATGACAAGTGTCCGACGGTGGCTCAGTGCATCGACATGTCCACCTACGATTATGCATGTGGAG CTGACCCGTTTGTCTTGACAGGTCCGAGCAGC CCTGCCTGGTCTGTACTGCACTGA
- the LOC125041987 gene encoding uncharacterized protein LOC125041987 isoform X3 produces MIRKQFLLLVGLLAATVQGMKMARELPGFQCPIAGLSCLDCGTLLMCVGDETLTAYEISCAEDQVCGETNGVASCFKESSPEAQQCHCGSDMGKKPDAFDNTKYIMCLPDQSQVSVPCPENLVYSHNELNCIEPPTPTTPYMPTCEQAGFFPRLPECTSYFACFVDSTGSLQATDVFVCKSGQRFDESTGKCVPEGDLLPPVFQCGEVDGPVADTVECNAFHICFAGTKLGATLCCEEGKKFDPDTSSCSDEVADDKCPTVAQCIDMSTYDYACGGPSSPAPQPEPEGE; encoded by the exons GGATGAAAATGGCACGGGAATTGCCTGGCTTCCAATGCCCGATTGCCGGTCTCTCGTGCCTTGACTGTGGCACCCTTCTCATGTGCGTCGGCGACGAAACTCTCACCGCCTACGAGATCAGTTGCGCTGAGGACCAG GTGTGCGGAGAAACAAACGGCGTAGCGTCCTGCTTCAAGGAATCCTCTCCCGAGGCCCAACAGTGCCACTGCGGAAGCGACATGGGCAAGAAGCCGGACGCCTTTGACAACACTAAATACATCATGTGTCTCCCAGACCAATCCCAGGTGTCCGTGCCCTGCCCTGAAAACCTCGTCTATAGCCACAATGAACTCAACTGCATAGAGCCGCCCACACCTACCACGCCCTACATGCCCACCTGCGAGCAG GCTGGCTTCTTCCCGCGGCTTCCCGAGTGCACCAGCTACTTCGCCTGCTTCGTCGACAGCACAGGATCCCTTCAGGCCACAGATGTCTTCGTGTGTAAAAGTGGCCAACGCTTCGACGAATCCACCGGCAAGTGTGTTCCAGAGGGAGACCTTCTCCCACCAGTCTTCCAGTGCGGCGAGGTCGATGGGCCCGTGGCAGACACGGTGGAGTGCAATGCCTTCCATATTTGCTTTGCCGGGACCAAGCTGGGCGCTACTCTCTGCTGTGAGGAAGGCAAGAAATTCGATCCTGACACCAGCAGTTGCTCTGATGAGGTGGCAGATGACAAGTGTCCGACGGTGGCTCAGTGCATCGACATGTCCACCTACGATTATGCATGTGGAG GTCCGAGCAGCCCTGCTCCACAACCAGAGCCAGAGGGAGAATAA